In Gemmatimonadaceae bacterium, one DNA window encodes the following:
- a CDS encoding carboxypeptidase regulatory-like domain-containing protein, which yields MRRLRDVDVVLDPTPRQTRTDSLGAFRFVGVAAGEYRVRVRRIGFEAVVMKVVAVADHDVAVNVAMQPSAQALATMTIAGKRIDYPVRLTEAYTRMRRSTGYS from the coding sequence GTGCGCAGGCTTCGAGATGTTGACGTGGTGCTCGATCCGACTCCTCGACAGACTCGCACCGACTCACTGGGCGCCTTTCGTTTTGTCGGCGTGGCTGCAGGCGAATACCGAGTGCGGGTTCGCCGGATAGGCTTCGAGGCGGTGGTCATGAAGGTCGTGGCCGTCGCTGACCACGACGTTGCAGTAAACGTCGCGATGCAGCCCTCCGCGCAGGCCCTGGCGACCATGACGATCGCGGGGAAGCGCATTGACTATCCGGTGAGGCTCACGGAGGCGTACACGCGCATGCGCCGCAGCACGGGCTACTCGTGA
- a CDS encoding Uma2 family endonuclease: MDAGRARSAARRRHEVRARRRSAVRDAAPSPTHDRSGRSCIAILDPYVRAQRIGKVFRPRAVVRVDGSEVEPDIMVRPNTPSIPSTWELAPIPLLVVEIASRTTRRRDHAQKREFYLRSGVAQYWIVDGERRTILVVAPNADDVVADRELVWQPTGANAALIIDVAAYFHEALG; encoded by the coding sequence TTGGACGCTGGCCGAGCTCGATCGGCTGCCCGACGACGGCATGAAGTACGGGCTCGTAGACGGAGCGCTGTTCGTGACGCCGCCCCGTCGCCGACGCACGATCGCTCGGGTCGGAGCTGCATCGCTATCCTCGACCCCTACGTGCGAGCCCAGCGGATCGGCAAGGTGTTCAGGCCCCGGGCCGTTGTGCGCGTAGACGGTTCCGAGGTCGAGCCCGACATCATGGTGAGACCGAATACCCCGTCAATCCCATCCACGTGGGAACTGGCACCGATTCCGCTACTGGTCGTGGAAATTGCCTCCCGCACTACCCGGCGGCGCGATCACGCGCAGAAGCGCGAGTTCTATCTGCGCAGCGGCGTCGCACAGTACTGGATCGTTGACGGCGAGCGTCGCACGATTTTGGTGGTGGCGCCCAATGCGGATGACGTGGTCGCTGATCGCGAGTTGGTGTGGCAGCCAACCGGTGCGAATGCGGCGTTGATCATTGATGTCGCCGCCTACTTTCACGAGGCGCTGGGCTAG
- a CDS encoding APC family permease: protein MLAWNLWLYVIALTSEVGLAATTYLSYAIGPSAAWMTSSAWVAALASAVIVSLMVVASTIGLSVGKWVHNFGGMLMLIVFGVVILLPILRVAHWHTDRVQPVSHQHARAVVAQPEHLGQDGLWSTRWIRVCGHSRRRNQGHLRDRLANPCSLPRPSLPSCSCWEPAPWWHTSPPPISIWSGRCHRCSVPGSRHLALRDRWGVAILTTLIMRVAQSSVSFTAVTRLPMVAGEGMLPAWFSRLHQVPDTGQLDRAGWAVLVWPVGDRNIGVGQAEAFQLLFNASEFSMPSRTS, encoded by the coding sequence ATGCTGGCGTGGAATCTCTGGCTGTATGTGATCGCGCTCACGTCGGAAGTGGGATTGGCCGCTACCACATATCTCTCCTACGCCATTGGCCCAAGTGCGGCGTGGATGACATCCAGCGCGTGGGTGGCGGCCTTGGCGTCGGCGGTGATTGTCTCGTTGATGGTGGTGGCGTCCACCATCGGCCTCTCGGTTGGCAAGTGGGTGCACAATTTCGGCGGCATGCTGATGCTTATTGTGTTCGGCGTGGTAATCCTGCTCCCAATTCTCCGGGTTGCTCACTGGCACACTGACCGCGTACAACCCGTTTCGCACCAGCATGCCCGAGCTGTCGTTGCTCAACCTGAACATCTTGGGCAAGATGGGCTTTGGAGCACTCGGTGGATTCGAGTATGTGGCCATTCTCGCCGGCGAAACCAGGGGCACCTTCGCGATCGGTTGGCAAATCCGTGCTCATTGCCGCGCCCATCATTGCCATCATGTTCGTGCTGGGAACCAGCACCGTGGTGGCATACATCCCCACCGCCGATATCGATCTGGTCGGGCCGCTGCCACAGGTGCTCCGTGCCGGGTTCGCGCCATTTGGCATTGCGGGACCGTTGGGGAGTGGCCATTCTCACGACGTTGATCATGCGGGTGGCGCAGTCGAGCGTGAGTTTCACCGCCGTGACCAGACTGCCCATGGTGGCCGGTGAGGGCATGCTGCCCGCGTGGTTCAGCCGTCTGCACCAAGTACCAGACACCGGTCAACTCGATCGTGCTGGTTGGGCTGTGCTCGTTTGGCCTGTCGGTGATCGTAACATCGGCGTGGGGCAGGCGGAAGCGTTTCAACTGCTGTTCAACGCCAGCGAATTTTCTATGCCCTCACGTACATCGTGA